A window of Stenotrophomonas indicatrix genomic DNA:
AGGATGCGTTCGGCGACCTCGGGCATGTTGATGCGGTTGGTCGCCACCAGCGGCAACGACACGTGCGGCTTGAGCTTGGCGGTGACCGCGGCGAATGCGCCACGCGGTACCGAGGTGGCAATGGTCGGAATGCGCGCTTCGTGCCAGCCGATGCCTGAGTTGATTATCGTGGCGCCGGCGGCCTCGATGGCCTGGGCCTGCTGCACGATCTCTTCCCAGTTGCTGCCGTCTTCGACCAGGTCGACCAGCGACAGGCGGTAGATGATGATGAAATCCGGGCCGCAGGCTTCGCGGATGCGGCGCACGATCTCCACCGCGAAGCGCATGCGCTGTGCGGCGTCACCGCCCCAGCGATCGTTGCGCTTGTTGGTGCGCGGGGCGATGAACTCGTTGATGAGGTAGCCCTCCGAGCCCATCACTTCCACGCCGTCGTAGCCGGCTTCGCGGGCCAGCTTCGCGCTGCGTGCATAGTCGGCGATGTGCCGCTCGACGCCGCTGGCCGACAAGGCGCGCGGGGTGAACGGATTGATCGGCGCCTTCAGCTTCGACGGCGCTACCGACAGCGGGTGATAGGCGTAGCGCCCGGCATGCAGCAGCTGCAGGCAGATCTTCGCGCCGTGCTGGTGCGCGGCGGCGGTCAGCTGCCGATGCGGGCGCACTTCCCAAGGCCAGGACAGCTTGCCGCCGAACGGCTTGAGCCAGCCGACCACGTTCGGCGCGAAACCACCGGTGACGATCAGGCCGACGCCACCTTCGGCGCGCTCTGCGAAGTAGGCGGCCAGGCGCGGGAAGTCGCGTGCGCGGTCCTCCAGGCCGGTGTGCATCGAGCCCATCAGCACCCGGTTGCGCAGCTGGGTGAAGCCCAGGTCCAGCGGGGCGAACAGGTGGGGGTAGGCGCTTTCGTTGGCTGGCGACATGTCGATACGCTTGCGTACGGAAGCGCGAAGGGTGCCGCGAAACGGGTCCCGGGGCAAGGGCTGGCTCGCTCGGTGGCGCCGGGCCATGCCCGGCGACGCGATCACCCCTGGCCGCGCTGCGCGTTCGCCGGGCGTGGCCCGGCGCTACCCGCCGGGCTTCGGCCGATGCCGAACCAGCCAAGCGTGACCCCGCACAACGGTCCGATCAGCAACGCGAAGGCGAGCGTGCCGACGCCGACATTGCCGCCCAGCCACCAACCCAGCAGCAGCACGCTGCCTTCAATCAGGCTGCGCACCTTCCAGATCGGCCAGCCGGTGCGCGCGTGCAGTCCGGTCATCAGGCCATCGCGCGGGCCAGCGCCGAGCTTGGCGCCGATGTACAGGCCGGTGGCCAGCGCCACCAGCAGCATGCCGGCGCAGAACATCGCCACCTGCCAGCCGAGGCCGACCGCCGGGGGCAGCAGCCACAGTCCGAACTGCGCCGAAGGGCCGATCAGCATCACGTTGAGCACGGTACCGACACCTGGCTTCTGCCGCAGCGGCCACCACAGCAGCAGCACCAGCGCGCCGATCACGTTGGTGGCCAGGCCGAACGACAACGGGGTCTGTGCAGCAATGCCCTGCGAAAGCACGTCCCACGGCGCGACACCGATGGCGGCGCGGATCATCAGCGAGGCGCCGAAGCCGTAGAGGAACAGGCCGATGATCAGTTGCAGCAGGCGCAGGGGCAGGGCGGTGGGCATGACAGGCTCGGGGGGGGAGGGAAATCTGTTTCCACCCTATCCCCGAAACAGGTCATTCAATAGATACAGATGCCGGCCAATCCACTGTGACAGCTGTGGGTGGTGAATCAGTCGTCCCAGCCGGCCAGCGCCAGCTTGCCGATGGTGCGGCCGCCGGCCAGACGTTGATGAGCGACGTCCAGGTTGGCCGCATTGATCGGGCCCAGCACTTCGCTCAGCGTGCCGCGCAACTGGCCCGCGTCGATCATGCTGGCGGCGCGGTTGAGGATGCGGTGCTGCTCAATGCGGTCGGCGGTGGCAAAGCGCGCGCGGGCGAACATGAATTCCCAATGGATGCCGATGCACTTGGTTTTGTAGGGATCGCCGATGCGCAGCGGGCCGCGGGGTTCCACGATCAGGCCTACATGTCCCTGTGGTGCCAGCAGCTGGCCCAGTTCGTCCCAGTAGTGATCGGTGTCGGCCAGGTTGAGTGCCACCTGCACTTCGTCGACGCCAAGCGCCTGCAGCTGCGGCAACAGGGGCTGGCGATGGTCGATGACATGCTGGGCGCCCATCCGCCGGCACCAGTCGATCGAGGCTTCACGCGAGGCGGTGGCAATGACCTCAAACCCCGCGTGGTGGGCCAGCTGGATCGCCATCGAGCCGACTCCGCCGGCACCACCGATCACCAGCAGGCGCTGGCCGGCGTGGCGGCGATCATCAAGCTGCAGGGGCATGCGCTGGAACAGCAGTTCCCAGGCAGTAAGGGTGGTCAGCGGCAGTGCGGCCGCTTCGGCGAAATCGAGGGTGGTCGGTTTGCGTGCCACCAGCCGCTCATCCACCAGCTGATACTGCGCATTGCAGCCAGGGCGGGTGACATCTCCTGCGTAGTACACCTCGTCACCGGAGGCGAACAGGCTGGCCTCCTCGCCCATCGCTTCGACCACCCCTGCCGCGTCCCAGCCGAGAATGCGCGGGGTATCCAGCGACGCGGCCGGCGTGGCTGCACGCAGCTTCCCGTCGACAGGATTGACGGAAAGTGCTTCGACACGGATCAGCAGGTCACGGCCACGCGGCGGCTGCGGCGGTGGCAGCACCAGATCGCGCAGGGCAGGGGCGGAGTCACGGCACAGGGCGACGGCTTTCATTGCAGCTCCAGCTCGGTTCCTGTCTGCATCATAAGGTTCCTCACCTCGATGGGCGCGCGCTGAACCGCTTTGGGATAACCCGCGCCAAATCTGACGCATCTGGCCGTTAAACCCTTCCAAACCCTTGTGGTGCGTGGGTCTTGCGGATTTTCATCATCCTGTATAGGGTTTCAACGTCGGACCGGTGGCCGGTCGTGCGCGGCGCTTCACATGTTACGGGACTGT
This region includes:
- a CDS encoding YczE/YyaS/YitT family protein, with the protein product MPTALPLRLLQLIIGLFLYGFGASLMIRAAIGVAPWDVLSQGIAAQTPLSFGLATNVIGALVLLLWWPLRQKPGVGTVLNVMLIGPSAQFGLWLLPPAVGLGWQVAMFCAGMLLVALATGLYIGAKLGAGPRDGLMTGLHARTGWPIWKVRSLIEGSVLLLGWWLGGNVGVGTLAFALLIGPLCGVTLGWFGIGRSPAGSAGPRPANAQRGQG
- a CDS encoding zinc-binding alcohol dehydrogenase family protein, with product MKAVALCRDSAPALRDLVLPPPQPPRGRDLLIRVEALSVNPVDGKLRAATPAASLDTPRILGWDAAGVVEAMGEEASLFASGDEVYYAGDVTRPGCNAQYQLVDERLVARKPTTLDFAEAAALPLTTLTAWELLFQRMPLQLDDRRHAGQRLLVIGGAGGVGSMAIQLAHHAGFEVIATASREASIDWCRRMGAQHVIDHRQPLLPQLQALGVDEVQVALNLADTDHYWDELGQLLAPQGHVGLIVEPRGPLRIGDPYKTKCIGIHWEFMFARARFATADRIEQHRILNRAASMIDAGQLRGTLSEVLGPINAANLDVAHQRLAGGRTIGKLALAGWDD